One part of the Prunus persica cultivar Lovell chromosome G5, Prunus_persica_NCBIv2, whole genome shotgun sequence genome encodes these proteins:
- the LOC18775738 gene encoding RGS domain-containing serine/threonine-protein kinase A isoform X3, with protein sequence MAAHDSPESLYRVLFDRCQSLEASYARLRAELHELRHHGRKKEEKREEDDAVLTSDYSGSSFHLPGFFLSGSPYKGVLDSMGHAVLVCTAFSGEINYWNRSAENLYGWKDYEVLGQRVAELLIAEDYHALLKRIMERLRLGLTWSGQFPFKKRSGEIFMAMVTKSPLYEDGELVGIITVSTDAALCNRIESDLSAFKDRANAKHRGWQLKYPRPPVVPVPQIASSVSNLASKLLSRNGDDVCNSSVMDEVREDSTTATEDANLEKPGSLTVKFLAKLQIIGTNKEGKQEDPNSPRKSKASSSCHFFVDTDGKNSVLASSRECNECFRLSRPGYPKPEEHNLNALEIQDAVHEQNGKQLPSSVESIGNHDSCSSKGVNDSNPREDCEIRWDDLHLGEAIGHGSCAIVYRGIWNGSDVAIKMYFKNEYSEGILHDYKKEIDIMKRLRHPNVLLFMGAICSQERLAIVSEYLPRGSLFKQLHKNNQTLDIRRRLMMALDVARGMNYLHHRNPPIVHRDLKSSNLLVDKNWTVKVGDFGLSKLKNATFLTAKSGRGTPQWMAPEVLRNEPSNEKSDVFGFGVILWELMTESIPWNNLNSLQVVGVVGFMDRRLDIPEGLDPQVVLVIEDCWRSDPEQRPSFEDIIQRMKGLVHKVAAPSKRELMSFGKPSVWELSLVPAIYLLFGAPHM encoded by the exons ATGGCGGCCCACGACTCACCGGAGAGTCTGTACCGAGTTCTCTTCGATCGGTGCCAGAGTCTGGAGGCGAGCTACGCCAGGCTCAGAGCAGAGCTTCATGAGCTTCGGCACCACGGGAGGAAGAAGGAGGAGAAGCGAGAAGAAGACGATGCGGTGCTGACGTCAGACTATTCTGGTTCGAGCTTCCATCTGCCCGGGTTCTTCCTCTCTGGCAGTCCGTACAAGGGCGTATTGGACTCCATGGGCCACGCCGTTCTTGTGTGCACAGCTTTCTCTGGAGAGATCAATTACTG GAATCGTTCTGCTGAGAATCTCTATGGATGGAAGGACTATGAAGTCCTTGGGCAAAGGGTTGCTGAGCTCCTCATTGCTGAAGATTACCATGCACTTCTAAAGAGAATCATGGAAAGGTTGAGACTTGGGCTAACATGGTCAGGTCAGTTCCCTTTTAAGAAGAGGTCTGGAGAAATATTTATGGCGATGGTGACCAAAAGCCCTTTATATGAAGATGGTGAGCTTGTCGGTATTATCACAGTTTCAACTGATGCGGCATTGTGTAATAGAATAGAATCAGATCTGAGTGCATTCAAGGATCGTGCCAATGCCAAACATAGAGGATGGCAGTTAAAGTACCCGCGACCACCAGTTGTACCAGTGCCACAGATTGCATCATCTGTTTCTAATCTG GCCTCAAAACTTCTATCAAGAAATGGAGATGATGTGTGCAATTCAAGTGTGATGGACGAGGTCAGGGAGGACTCTACAACAGCCACTGAAGATGCTAACTTAGAGAAACCTGGTTCGCTG ACAGTAAAGTTCTTGGCAAAGCTGCAAATTATAGGAACCAACAAAGAAGGGAAACAAGAGGATCCTAATTCCCCGAGAAAGTCAAAAGCATCAAGTTCATGCCACTTCTTTGTTGATACAGACG GCAAGAATTCTGTTTTAGCCTCTTCAAGGGAGTGCAACGAATGTTTTAGGTTATCCAGACCAGGTTATCCGAAACCTGAAGAACACAACTTGAATGCTTTAGAGATACAAGATGCAGTGCATGAACAAAATGGTAAACAATTACCAAGTTCTGTGGAGAGCATTGGCAACCATGATAGTTGTTCAAGCAAAGGGGTTAATGACTCTAATCCCAGGGAGGATTGTGAGATTCGCTGGGATGACTTGCATTTGGGAGAGGCAATTGGACACG GTTCATGTGCCATTGTTTATCGTGGAATCTGGAATGGATCG gATGTTGCCATTAAGATGTACTTCAAAAATGAATACAGTGAGGGGATTTTACATGACTACAAAAAGGAG ATTGATATAATGAAAAGATTGCGGCATCCTAatgttttgttgtttatggGAGCAATATGTTCACAAGAACGGCTTGCCATTGTCTCAGAGTACTTACCTAG GGGAAGTCTCTTTAAACAACTTCACAAGAACAATCAGACATTAGACATCAGACGACGGCTAATGATGGCCCTTGATGTT GCTAGAGGCATGAATTACTTGCATCATAGGAATCCACCTATAGTTCACAGAGACTTAAAATCGTCTAACCTGCTGGTTGATAAGAATTGGACTGTGAAG GTTGGTGACTTTGGCTTGTCGAAGTTGAAGAATGCAACCTTCTTGACAGCAAAATCTGGAAGAGGAACG CCTCAGTGGATGGCCCCTGAAGTCCTTCGAAATGAACCTTCAAATGAGAA GTCTGATGTGTTTGGCTTTGGTGTCATCCTGTGGGAACTAATGACCGAATCGATTCCATGGAATAACCTCAATTCTTTACag GTTGTTGGAGTTGTAGGGTTTATGGATAGAAGATTAGACATACCAGAAGGCCTCGACCCCCAAGTCGTGTTGGTCATCGAAGACTGTTGGCGAAG TGACCCAGAACAGCGGCCATCATTTGAAGACATAATTCAGAGAATGAAGGGTCTGGTCCACAAAGTTGCAGCACCATCG AAGAGGGAACTAATGTCTTTTGGGAAGCCAAGTGTATGGGAGCTAAGTTTGGTACCAGCTATCTATCTTCTATTCGGCGCGCCACACATGTAA
- the LOC18775738 gene encoding raf homolog serine/threonine-protein kinase phl isoform X1: protein MAAHDSPESLYRVLFDRCQSLEASYARLRAELHELRHHGRKKEEKREEDDAVLTSDYSGSSFHLPGFFLSGSPYKGVLDSMGHAVLVCTAFSGEINYWNRSAENLYGWKDYEVLGQRVAELLIAEDYHALLKRIMERLRLGLTWSGQFPFKKRSGEIFMAMVTKSPLYEDGELVGIITVSTDAALCNRIESDLSAFKDRANAKHRGWQLKYPRPPVVPVPQIASSVSNLASKLLSRNGDDVCNSSVMDEVREDSTTATEDANLEKPGSLTVKFLAKLQIIGTNKEGKQEDPNSPRKSKASSSCHFFVDTDGKEERPNKINSSLEDKRTHSNAFWQKNPIPSGKNSVLASSRECNECFRLSRPGYPKPEEHNLNALEIQDAVHEQNGKQLPSSVESIGNHDSCSSKGVNDSNPREDCEIRWDDLHLGEAIGHGSCAIVYRGIWNGSDVAIKMYFKNEYSEGILHDYKKEIDIMKRLRHPNVLLFMGAICSQERLAIVSEYLPRGSLFKQLHKNNQTLDIRRRLMMALDVARGMNYLHHRNPPIVHRDLKSSNLLVDKNWTVKVGDFGLSKLKNATFLTAKSGRGTPQWMAPEVLRNEPSNEKSDVFGFGVILWELMTESIPWNNLNSLQVVGVVGFMDRRLDIPEGLDPQVVLVIEDCWRSDPEQRPSFEDIIQRMKGLVHKVAAPSKRELMSFGKPSVWELSLVPAIYLLFGAPHM, encoded by the exons ATGGCGGCCCACGACTCACCGGAGAGTCTGTACCGAGTTCTCTTCGATCGGTGCCAGAGTCTGGAGGCGAGCTACGCCAGGCTCAGAGCAGAGCTTCATGAGCTTCGGCACCACGGGAGGAAGAAGGAGGAGAAGCGAGAAGAAGACGATGCGGTGCTGACGTCAGACTATTCTGGTTCGAGCTTCCATCTGCCCGGGTTCTTCCTCTCTGGCAGTCCGTACAAGGGCGTATTGGACTCCATGGGCCACGCCGTTCTTGTGTGCACAGCTTTCTCTGGAGAGATCAATTACTG GAATCGTTCTGCTGAGAATCTCTATGGATGGAAGGACTATGAAGTCCTTGGGCAAAGGGTTGCTGAGCTCCTCATTGCTGAAGATTACCATGCACTTCTAAAGAGAATCATGGAAAGGTTGAGACTTGGGCTAACATGGTCAGGTCAGTTCCCTTTTAAGAAGAGGTCTGGAGAAATATTTATGGCGATGGTGACCAAAAGCCCTTTATATGAAGATGGTGAGCTTGTCGGTATTATCACAGTTTCAACTGATGCGGCATTGTGTAATAGAATAGAATCAGATCTGAGTGCATTCAAGGATCGTGCCAATGCCAAACATAGAGGATGGCAGTTAAAGTACCCGCGACCACCAGTTGTACCAGTGCCACAGATTGCATCATCTGTTTCTAATCTG GCCTCAAAACTTCTATCAAGAAATGGAGATGATGTGTGCAATTCAAGTGTGATGGACGAGGTCAGGGAGGACTCTACAACAGCCACTGAAGATGCTAACTTAGAGAAACCTGGTTCGCTG ACAGTAAAGTTCTTGGCAAAGCTGCAAATTATAGGAACCAACAAAGAAGGGAAACAAGAGGATCCTAATTCCCCGAGAAAGTCAAAAGCATCAAGTTCATGCCACTTCTTTGTTGATACAGACGGTAAGGAAGAAAGacccaacaaaataaattcttCTCTCGAAGATAAGAGAACTCATTCAAATGcattttggcaaaaaaatccaattccttCAGGCAAGAATTCTGTTTTAGCCTCTTCAAGGGAGTGCAACGAATGTTTTAGGTTATCCAGACCAGGTTATCCGAAACCTGAAGAACACAACTTGAATGCTTTAGAGATACAAGATGCAGTGCATGAACAAAATGGTAAACAATTACCAAGTTCTGTGGAGAGCATTGGCAACCATGATAGTTGTTCAAGCAAAGGGGTTAATGACTCTAATCCCAGGGAGGATTGTGAGATTCGCTGGGATGACTTGCATTTGGGAGAGGCAATTGGACACG GTTCATGTGCCATTGTTTATCGTGGAATCTGGAATGGATCG gATGTTGCCATTAAGATGTACTTCAAAAATGAATACAGTGAGGGGATTTTACATGACTACAAAAAGGAG ATTGATATAATGAAAAGATTGCGGCATCCTAatgttttgttgtttatggGAGCAATATGTTCACAAGAACGGCTTGCCATTGTCTCAGAGTACTTACCTAG GGGAAGTCTCTTTAAACAACTTCACAAGAACAATCAGACATTAGACATCAGACGACGGCTAATGATGGCCCTTGATGTT GCTAGAGGCATGAATTACTTGCATCATAGGAATCCACCTATAGTTCACAGAGACTTAAAATCGTCTAACCTGCTGGTTGATAAGAATTGGACTGTGAAG GTTGGTGACTTTGGCTTGTCGAAGTTGAAGAATGCAACCTTCTTGACAGCAAAATCTGGAAGAGGAACG CCTCAGTGGATGGCCCCTGAAGTCCTTCGAAATGAACCTTCAAATGAGAA GTCTGATGTGTTTGGCTTTGGTGTCATCCTGTGGGAACTAATGACCGAATCGATTCCATGGAATAACCTCAATTCTTTACag GTTGTTGGAGTTGTAGGGTTTATGGATAGAAGATTAGACATACCAGAAGGCCTCGACCCCCAAGTCGTGTTGGTCATCGAAGACTGTTGGCGAAG TGACCCAGAACAGCGGCCATCATTTGAAGACATAATTCAGAGAATGAAGGGTCTGGTCCACAAAGTTGCAGCACCATCG AAGAGGGAACTAATGTCTTTTGGGAAGCCAAGTGTATGGGAGCTAAGTTTGGTACCAGCTATCTATCTTCTATTCGGCGCGCCACACATGTAA
- the LOC18775738 gene encoding raf homolog serine/threonine-protein kinase phl isoform X2: protein MAAHDSPESLYRVLFDRCQSLEASYARLRAELHELRHHGRKKEEKREEDDAVLTSDYSGSSFHLPGFFLSGSPYKGVLDSMGHAVLVCTAFSGEINYWNRSAENLYGWKDYEVLGQRVAELLIAEDYHALLKRIMERLRLGLTWSGQFPFKKRSGEIFMAMVTKSPLYEDGELVGIITVSTDAALCNRIESDLSAFKDRANAKHRGWQLKYPRPPVVPVPQIASSVSNLASKLLSRNGDDVCNSSVMDEVREDSTTATEDANLEKPGSLTVKFLAKLQIIGTNKEGKQEDPNSPRKSKASSSCHFFVDTDGKEERPNKINSSLEDKRTHSNAFWQKNPIPSGKNSVLASSRECNECFRLSRPGYPKPEEHNLNALEIQDAVHEQNGKQLPSSVESIGNHDSCSSKGVNDSNPREDCEIRWDDLHLGEAIGHGSCAIVYRGIWNGSDVAIKMYFKNEYSEGILHDYKKEIDIMKRLRHPNVLLFMGAICSQERLAIVSEYLPRGSLFKQLHKNNQTLDIRRRLMMALDVARGMNYLHHRNPPIVHRDLKSSNLLVDKNWTVKVGDFGLSKLKNATFLTAKSGRGTPQWMAPEVLRNEPSNEKSDVFGFGVILWELMTESIPWNNLNSLQVVGVVGFMDRRLDIPEGLDPQVVLVIEDCWRSDPEQRPSFEDIIQRMKGLVHKVAAPSWNLREIKRCQTPNVG from the exons ATGGCGGCCCACGACTCACCGGAGAGTCTGTACCGAGTTCTCTTCGATCGGTGCCAGAGTCTGGAGGCGAGCTACGCCAGGCTCAGAGCAGAGCTTCATGAGCTTCGGCACCACGGGAGGAAGAAGGAGGAGAAGCGAGAAGAAGACGATGCGGTGCTGACGTCAGACTATTCTGGTTCGAGCTTCCATCTGCCCGGGTTCTTCCTCTCTGGCAGTCCGTACAAGGGCGTATTGGACTCCATGGGCCACGCCGTTCTTGTGTGCACAGCTTTCTCTGGAGAGATCAATTACTG GAATCGTTCTGCTGAGAATCTCTATGGATGGAAGGACTATGAAGTCCTTGGGCAAAGGGTTGCTGAGCTCCTCATTGCTGAAGATTACCATGCACTTCTAAAGAGAATCATGGAAAGGTTGAGACTTGGGCTAACATGGTCAGGTCAGTTCCCTTTTAAGAAGAGGTCTGGAGAAATATTTATGGCGATGGTGACCAAAAGCCCTTTATATGAAGATGGTGAGCTTGTCGGTATTATCACAGTTTCAACTGATGCGGCATTGTGTAATAGAATAGAATCAGATCTGAGTGCATTCAAGGATCGTGCCAATGCCAAACATAGAGGATGGCAGTTAAAGTACCCGCGACCACCAGTTGTACCAGTGCCACAGATTGCATCATCTGTTTCTAATCTG GCCTCAAAACTTCTATCAAGAAATGGAGATGATGTGTGCAATTCAAGTGTGATGGACGAGGTCAGGGAGGACTCTACAACAGCCACTGAAGATGCTAACTTAGAGAAACCTGGTTCGCTG ACAGTAAAGTTCTTGGCAAAGCTGCAAATTATAGGAACCAACAAAGAAGGGAAACAAGAGGATCCTAATTCCCCGAGAAAGTCAAAAGCATCAAGTTCATGCCACTTCTTTGTTGATACAGACGGTAAGGAAGAAAGacccaacaaaataaattcttCTCTCGAAGATAAGAGAACTCATTCAAATGcattttggcaaaaaaatccaattccttCAGGCAAGAATTCTGTTTTAGCCTCTTCAAGGGAGTGCAACGAATGTTTTAGGTTATCCAGACCAGGTTATCCGAAACCTGAAGAACACAACTTGAATGCTTTAGAGATACAAGATGCAGTGCATGAACAAAATGGTAAACAATTACCAAGTTCTGTGGAGAGCATTGGCAACCATGATAGTTGTTCAAGCAAAGGGGTTAATGACTCTAATCCCAGGGAGGATTGTGAGATTCGCTGGGATGACTTGCATTTGGGAGAGGCAATTGGACACG GTTCATGTGCCATTGTTTATCGTGGAATCTGGAATGGATCG gATGTTGCCATTAAGATGTACTTCAAAAATGAATACAGTGAGGGGATTTTACATGACTACAAAAAGGAG ATTGATATAATGAAAAGATTGCGGCATCCTAatgttttgttgtttatggGAGCAATATGTTCACAAGAACGGCTTGCCATTGTCTCAGAGTACTTACCTAG GGGAAGTCTCTTTAAACAACTTCACAAGAACAATCAGACATTAGACATCAGACGACGGCTAATGATGGCCCTTGATGTT GCTAGAGGCATGAATTACTTGCATCATAGGAATCCACCTATAGTTCACAGAGACTTAAAATCGTCTAACCTGCTGGTTGATAAGAATTGGACTGTGAAG GTTGGTGACTTTGGCTTGTCGAAGTTGAAGAATGCAACCTTCTTGACAGCAAAATCTGGAAGAGGAACG CCTCAGTGGATGGCCCCTGAAGTCCTTCGAAATGAACCTTCAAATGAGAA GTCTGATGTGTTTGGCTTTGGTGTCATCCTGTGGGAACTAATGACCGAATCGATTCCATGGAATAACCTCAATTCTTTACag GTTGTTGGAGTTGTAGGGTTTATGGATAGAAGATTAGACATACCAGAAGGCCTCGACCCCCAAGTCGTGTTGGTCATCGAAGACTGTTGGCGAAG TGACCCAGAACAGCGGCCATCATTTGAAGACATAATTCAGAGAATGAAGGGTCTGGTCCACAAAGTTGCAGCACCATCG TGGAACCTGAGGGAAATAAAAAGGTGTCAGACCCCCAATGTTGGGTAG
- the LOC18775738 gene encoding raf homolog serine/threonine-protein kinase phl isoform X4 — MAAHDSPESLYRVLFDRCQSLEASYARLRAELHELRHHGRKKEEKREEDDAVLTSDYSGSSFHLPGFFLSGSPYKGVLDSMGHAVLVCTAFSGEINYWNRSAENLYGWKDYEVLGQRVAELLIAEDYHALLKRIMERLRLGLTWSGQFPFKKRSGEIFMAMVTKSPLYEDGELVGIITVSTDAALCNRIESDLSAFKDRANAKHRGWQLKYPRPPVVPVPQIASSVSNLASKLLSRNGDDVCNSSVMDEVREDSTTATEDANLEKPGSLTVKFLAKLQIIGTNKEGKQEDPNSPRKSKASSSCHFFVDTDGKEERPNKINSSLEDKRTHSNAFWQKNPIPSGKNSVLASSRECNECFRLSRPGYPKPEEHNLNALEIQDAVHEQNGKQLPSSVESIGNHDSCSSKGVNDSNPREDCEIRWDDLHLGEAIGHGSCAIVYRGIWNGSDVAIKMYFKNEYSEGILHDYKKEIDIMKRLRHPNVLLFMGAICSQERLAIVSEYLPRGSLFKQLHKNNQTLDIRRRLMMALDVARGMNYLHHRNPPIVHRDLKSSNLLVDKNWTVKTSAFSVRLVTLACRS, encoded by the exons ATGGCGGCCCACGACTCACCGGAGAGTCTGTACCGAGTTCTCTTCGATCGGTGCCAGAGTCTGGAGGCGAGCTACGCCAGGCTCAGAGCAGAGCTTCATGAGCTTCGGCACCACGGGAGGAAGAAGGAGGAGAAGCGAGAAGAAGACGATGCGGTGCTGACGTCAGACTATTCTGGTTCGAGCTTCCATCTGCCCGGGTTCTTCCTCTCTGGCAGTCCGTACAAGGGCGTATTGGACTCCATGGGCCACGCCGTTCTTGTGTGCACAGCTTTCTCTGGAGAGATCAATTACTG GAATCGTTCTGCTGAGAATCTCTATGGATGGAAGGACTATGAAGTCCTTGGGCAAAGGGTTGCTGAGCTCCTCATTGCTGAAGATTACCATGCACTTCTAAAGAGAATCATGGAAAGGTTGAGACTTGGGCTAACATGGTCAGGTCAGTTCCCTTTTAAGAAGAGGTCTGGAGAAATATTTATGGCGATGGTGACCAAAAGCCCTTTATATGAAGATGGTGAGCTTGTCGGTATTATCACAGTTTCAACTGATGCGGCATTGTGTAATAGAATAGAATCAGATCTGAGTGCATTCAAGGATCGTGCCAATGCCAAACATAGAGGATGGCAGTTAAAGTACCCGCGACCACCAGTTGTACCAGTGCCACAGATTGCATCATCTGTTTCTAATCTG GCCTCAAAACTTCTATCAAGAAATGGAGATGATGTGTGCAATTCAAGTGTGATGGACGAGGTCAGGGAGGACTCTACAACAGCCACTGAAGATGCTAACTTAGAGAAACCTGGTTCGCTG ACAGTAAAGTTCTTGGCAAAGCTGCAAATTATAGGAACCAACAAAGAAGGGAAACAAGAGGATCCTAATTCCCCGAGAAAGTCAAAAGCATCAAGTTCATGCCACTTCTTTGTTGATACAGACGGTAAGGAAGAAAGacccaacaaaataaattcttCTCTCGAAGATAAGAGAACTCATTCAAATGcattttggcaaaaaaatccaattccttCAGGCAAGAATTCTGTTTTAGCCTCTTCAAGGGAGTGCAACGAATGTTTTAGGTTATCCAGACCAGGTTATCCGAAACCTGAAGAACACAACTTGAATGCTTTAGAGATACAAGATGCAGTGCATGAACAAAATGGTAAACAATTACCAAGTTCTGTGGAGAGCATTGGCAACCATGATAGTTGTTCAAGCAAAGGGGTTAATGACTCTAATCCCAGGGAGGATTGTGAGATTCGCTGGGATGACTTGCATTTGGGAGAGGCAATTGGACACG GTTCATGTGCCATTGTTTATCGTGGAATCTGGAATGGATCG gATGTTGCCATTAAGATGTACTTCAAAAATGAATACAGTGAGGGGATTTTACATGACTACAAAAAGGAG ATTGATATAATGAAAAGATTGCGGCATCCTAatgttttgttgtttatggGAGCAATATGTTCACAAGAACGGCTTGCCATTGTCTCAGAGTACTTACCTAG GGGAAGTCTCTTTAAACAACTTCACAAGAACAATCAGACATTAGACATCAGACGACGGCTAATGATGGCCCTTGATGTT GCTAGAGGCATGAATTACTTGCATCATAGGAATCCACCTATAGTTCACAGAGACTTAAAATCGTCTAACCTGCTGGTTGATAAGAATTGGACTGTGAAG ACAAGCGCTTTTTCTGTCAGGTTGGTGACTTTGGCTTGTCGAAGTTGA